The Coraliomargarita sinensis genomic sequence GCAGATGTCGCACGGGCTTTGGCGGATCGCGGGATCAACTTGTTGGCAATCGATGCGCATGCCCTGGCAGGCCAGGCTTTCATTCGCTTGGTGACGGATGATAATCTGCGTGCTGGGGACACACTTGGCGAGCACGGCTATAAGTCTCAGGCGGAAGATGTCATTCTACTGACGGTTCCGCATAAGCCGGGCATCCTACATCGCGTGACGGAGATTCTGGCGGAAAGCGAAATTGATGTACATCATGTCTACGCCAGCACGACGGACAAGGGTGGTAATTGCTGCGTGGTCTTGCATACAGCCAACGATGCTCAGGCACTCGTTAAATTTAACGAGAACCGTATCGGTGTCTAAGCGAACCGTTGGCGTACTTCATTGATTGAACCATTCAAGTCTACCGTTTTCACAGATCGGTTCAGATAAGTTTCTCCCGTTATCTGTGCTCTCAGTAGACCATGGGCTCTCGTCTGCTTTCTTCACCTGCCGCGTATTTTAGAAAGCAAGTGAAGGATTTCCAGATAGAGCCAGACCAGGGTGACGAGCAGGCCAAAAGCGGCAAACCACTCCATATACTTTGGAGCTCCGCGTGCCACACCCTGCTCGATGAAATCAAAGTCGAGCACGAGATTTAAGGCCGCGATAACGACGACGAAAAGGCTGAATCCGATCCCGATCATGCCACTTTCATGAATGTAGGGGATACTGCCGCCGAA encodes the following:
- a CDS encoding ACT domain-containing protein, with the translated sequence MIRTKEVREMDLKAQMGKEVMIKVANRIGILADVARALADRGINLLAIDAHALAGQAFIRLVTDDNLRAGDTLGEHGYKSQAEDVILLTVPHKPGILHRVTEILAESEIDVHHVYASTTDKGGNCCVVLHTANDAQALVKFNENRIGV